Proteins from a genomic interval of Microbacterium abyssi:
- a CDS encoding NRDE family protein — MCTVVIDVAEPGGSRLLAVRDEDPERAWDSLGEWWPEQYPGVVGIRDRRAGGAWLAVDRTTHRLAVLLNRADVLDLPEDRVRSRGSLALESVAGRSPEGPLPMHGFNLLEIGPDAARVLSWDGRMLRETPVPRGVHMIAHDDLDDQATARIARWLPEFRERPARTDGWERRWIDLLAASARLDPTDDAAIIRDNRPHGYPTQSLLYCVADVGHHGVEIDESKLTAPGHWG; from the coding sequence GTGTGCACGGTCGTCATCGATGTCGCAGAGCCCGGCGGTTCGCGGCTGCTCGCCGTCCGCGACGAGGATCCTGAGCGGGCCTGGGATTCCCTCGGCGAGTGGTGGCCGGAGCAGTACCCCGGAGTGGTCGGCATCCGCGATCGGCGGGCGGGAGGAGCCTGGCTCGCGGTCGACCGCACCACGCACCGCCTCGCCGTGCTGCTGAACCGCGCCGACGTCCTCGACCTTCCAGAGGATCGAGTGCGCAGTCGGGGCAGTCTCGCGCTCGAGTCCGTCGCGGGGCGCTCCCCCGAAGGCCCACTGCCGATGCACGGCTTCAATCTTCTCGAGATCGGCCCGGATGCCGCCCGCGTGCTGTCGTGGGACGGGCGGATGCTGCGCGAGACGCCCGTGCCGCGCGGCGTCCACATGATCGCCCACGACGACCTCGACGATCAGGCGACCGCCCGCATCGCACGCTGGCTGCCGGAGTTCCGCGAGCGCCCTGCGCGCACGGACGGGTGGGAGCGACGCTGGATCGACCTGCTCGCGGCATCCGCTCGTCTGGACCCGACCGACGACGCCGCGATCATTCGCGACAACCGTCCGCACGGATACCCGACGCAGTCGCTGCTGTACTGCGTCGCGGACGTCGGGCACCACGGCGTCGAGATCGACGAGTCGAAGCTGACCGCGCCGGGCCACTGGGGCTGA
- a CDS encoding FAD-dependent oxidoreductase, protein MSYRSTELAVTSADLKAPIVSRSDVIVVGGGPAGVAAAVTAARSGVSVTLIERYPSLGGLASGGMVLVLDDMINGQEITVTGIVSEYIERLQKLGLAVVPPKEDRKQSQELWNKWGRWGTFDFHTHTQPKPICYAAAFDPDGWKRVSNDLVREAGVKVAMHSVFSRPIVDAGVMKGVIVETKAGPQAYLGDIVIDTTGDIDVASRAGADYNQGSYITTLVFRLGGVDTARAEEFEQQDPKAARAINRTVKRILGGAWDLWWLKTPLPGVVWCNAPHMRGFDGTDPLSLTEAEFTARDRIAEAVGYVRENLPGFESAYVLDTAPQMGVRQTRLLEGEYVMTKDDVVQRRHFADTVARGRDYYYPYRSLLPKNVDQLLVAGRHYSATSEAQKSSREIPPCMAMGQATGVAAALALSQNKLVRDVDAVEIQAGMRQHNADPGDRPSANATLEEAILV, encoded by the coding sequence ATGTCGTACCGCAGCACCGAACTCGCCGTCACCAGCGCCGATCTGAAGGCCCCTATCGTCTCCCGCTCCGACGTCATCGTCGTGGGAGGAGGCCCGGCCGGCGTCGCCGCCGCCGTCACCGCTGCCCGGTCAGGCGTCTCAGTCACGCTGATCGAGCGCTACCCCTCGCTCGGCGGACTGGCCTCGGGCGGAATGGTGCTCGTGCTCGATGACATGATCAACGGGCAGGAGATCACCGTCACCGGCATCGTCTCGGAGTACATCGAGCGCCTGCAGAAGCTCGGACTCGCCGTCGTGCCCCCCAAGGAGGACCGTAAGCAGTCCCAGGAGCTGTGGAACAAGTGGGGCCGCTGGGGAACCTTCGACTTCCACACCCACACGCAGCCGAAGCCCATCTGCTACGCGGCGGCGTTCGACCCCGACGGCTGGAAGCGCGTCTCGAACGACCTCGTCCGTGAGGCAGGGGTGAAGGTCGCGATGCACTCGGTGTTCTCTCGTCCGATCGTCGACGCCGGCGTCATGAAGGGCGTCATCGTCGAGACCAAGGCCGGTCCGCAGGCCTACCTCGGCGACATCGTCATCGACACCACCGGCGACATAGACGTGGCATCCCGCGCCGGCGCCGACTACAACCAGGGCAGCTACATCACGACCCTCGTCTTCCGCCTCGGCGGCGTCGACACGGCTCGCGCCGAGGAGTTCGAGCAGCAGGACCCGAAGGCCGCCCGTGCGATCAACCGCACTGTCAAGCGCATACTCGGCGGCGCGTGGGACCTGTGGTGGCTGAAGACGCCGCTGCCCGGCGTCGTCTGGTGCAACGCTCCGCACATGCGCGGATTCGACGGCACGGACCCGCTCTCGCTCACCGAGGCGGAGTTCACGGCACGCGATCGCATCGCCGAGGCCGTCGGCTACGTGCGTGAAAACCTTCCCGGATTCGAGAGCGCCTACGTGCTCGACACCGCGCCGCAGATGGGCGTCCGTCAGACCCGCCTGCTCGAGGGCGAGTACGTCATGACGAAGGACGACGTCGTGCAGCGTCGCCACTTCGCCGACACGGTCGCCCGTGGCCGCGACTACTACTACCCCTACCGATCGCTGCTGCCCAAGAACGTGGATCAGCTGCTGGTCGCCGGCCGCCACTACTCGGCGACCTCGGAGGCGCAGAAGTCCTCGCGCGAGATCCCGCCGTGCATGGCCATGGGTCAGGCGACCGGAGTCGCCGCGGCACTCGCGCTGTCGCAGAACAAGCTCGTGCGGGACGTCGACGCCGTCGAGATCCAGGCGGGCATGCGGCAGCACAATGCCGACCCGGGCGACCGCCCGTCGGCCAACGCCACCCTCGAGGAGGCGATCCTGGTATGA
- a CDS encoding glycosyltransferase family 4 protein: MHIVFFGDQHLESLGGAQVSMRLQRRFLERAGHTVTAVAPRMHASRGSSDAGYLDLPSIPITLDREYSMSWPGRRTDRYLDRALASRPPVDLVHVQADFWGAFIGHRFAHRHGIPVVHTMHNRVDVGMAAVTPLHRQVLAVLNLWRRRAMRGIGRPVSGSDGWAFLRGIAQVANAVTAPSGHFARRLEQHDVFGDVDVIWNGIDDDLLASVLAAREERGDRRPRFVWLGRMSPEKRLLPFLEAVVESQVDADIEVIGGGGQLRAAEKIARRHDGIRFAGRLPYAETLARIAAADAVVQTSIGFETQGMTPFEAATLGTPTIVSDPDIAAELRGGLWAVSDGSVAALAATLKQAASDLSAGSAPTPDPEVAAAFRQSSRTAAMIEIYERVLRAG; this comes from the coding sequence ATGCACATCGTCTTCTTCGGCGATCAGCACCTCGAGTCCCTCGGCGGAGCGCAGGTGTCGATGCGGCTGCAGCGGCGATTCCTCGAGCGCGCCGGGCACACCGTCACGGCGGTGGCGCCGAGGATGCACGCGTCGCGCGGGTCGTCGGATGCGGGTTACCTGGATCTCCCCTCGATCCCGATCACGCTCGACCGCGAGTACTCGATGTCGTGGCCAGGCCGCAGAACCGACCGATACCTCGATCGTGCTCTCGCCTCGCGTCCGCCCGTCGACCTCGTGCACGTGCAGGCCGACTTCTGGGGCGCGTTCATCGGCCATCGCTTCGCACATCGGCACGGCATCCCGGTCGTCCACACGATGCACAACCGCGTCGACGTCGGTATGGCGGCCGTCACGCCCCTGCACCGTCAGGTGCTGGCCGTGCTGAACCTGTGGCGGCGCCGGGCGATGCGCGGGATCGGCCGGCCGGTGTCCGGCAGCGATGGCTGGGCCTTCCTGCGCGGCATCGCCCAGGTCGCCAACGCCGTCACCGCACCGTCGGGGCATTTCGCGCGCCGCCTCGAGCAGCACGATGTCTTCGGTGATGTCGACGTCATCTGGAACGGCATCGACGACGACCTGCTCGCGTCGGTTCTGGCCGCGCGGGAGGAGCGGGGCGACCGGCGCCCGCGGTTCGTCTGGCTCGGACGGATGAGTCCCGAGAAGAGGCTCCTGCCGTTCCTCGAGGCGGTCGTCGAATCGCAGGTGGATGCCGACATCGAGGTCATCGGCGGGGGAGGGCAGCTGCGCGCAGCGGAGAAGATCGCCCGCAGGCATGACGGCATCCGCTTCGCCGGGCGCCTGCCCTACGCCGAGACGCTCGCGCGGATCGCGGCGGCGGATGCTGTGGTGCAGACCTCCATCGGATTCGAGACGCAGGGTATGACTCCGTTCGAGGCGGCGACGCTCGGCACCCCGACGATCGTCAGCGACCCCGACATCGCCGCCGAACTGCGCGGGGGACTGTGGGCCGTGTCCGACGGGTCGGTCGCCGCGCTCGCCGCGACGCTGAAGCAGGCGGCATCCGACCTCTCGGCCGGCAGCGCGCCGACGCCCGATCCCGAGGTCGCCGCGGCCTTCCGCCAGTCATCGCGCACGGCGGCGATGATCGAGATCTACGAGCGCGTGCTGCGCGCGGGTTGA
- a CDS encoding CaiB/BaiF CoA transferase family protein, whose amino-acid sequence MQGSTLPLDGIRVIDFTQVMLGPSCTQALGDFGADVVKVERPGGGDLSRTGVLAATGGDNPIFLALNRNKRGIVVDLTTPAGREVIADLIRGADVVVSNFRPGVMERLGFGAQAVAELNPRAIWAAGSGFGASGPYAHKGGQDILGQAYSGVMKRLADPSHPVTIYATPIADYTAGLHLVQGILLALLHRERTGVGQRVEVSLYDSMLAMQMQEATTRLMYDQELNWALMPLTGCFPTSDSEIVIIGAFKENPLADICRALDLPDLSAEERFATLDGLRSNRDEIRGIIGARLRENSSAHFLAALEREDVLCGPVRTLDEALHDPQTEHNRMILEFEDQDGRLIRTIAPPIHLSEVPSLVRHAPPRIGEHTIELLNDLGYDDAKIETMRASGAIR is encoded by the coding sequence ATGCAGGGCTCCACGCTTCCCCTTGACGGCATCCGTGTCATCGACTTCACGCAAGTCATGCTCGGCCCGTCGTGCACCCAAGCGCTCGGGGACTTCGGTGCGGACGTCGTCAAGGTGGAGCGGCCGGGCGGCGGCGACCTCTCGCGCACCGGCGTGCTCGCGGCGACCGGAGGCGACAACCCGATCTTCCTCGCGCTGAACCGGAACAAGCGCGGGATCGTCGTCGATCTCACCACCCCCGCCGGTCGCGAGGTGATCGCCGATCTCATCCGCGGCGCCGACGTCGTGGTCAGCAATTTCCGGCCAGGCGTGATGGAACGCCTCGGATTCGGAGCACAGGCCGTCGCCGAACTCAACCCGCGGGCGATCTGGGCGGCCGGATCCGGCTTCGGCGCTTCCGGCCCGTATGCGCACAAGGGCGGCCAGGACATCCTGGGACAGGCGTACTCCGGTGTCATGAAGCGGCTCGCCGACCCTTCGCATCCGGTGACGATCTACGCCACCCCGATCGCCGACTACACAGCGGGCCTGCATCTCGTGCAGGGCATTCTTCTCGCGCTCCTGCACCGTGAGCGCACCGGCGTCGGGCAGCGCGTCGAAGTGAGCCTGTACGACTCGATGCTCGCCATGCAGATGCAAGAGGCGACCACCCGGCTGATGTACGACCAGGAGCTCAACTGGGCGCTCATGCCCCTGACCGGATGCTTCCCCACCAGCGACTCCGAGATCGTCATCATCGGCGCCTTCAAGGAGAACCCGCTCGCCGACATCTGCCGCGCCCTGGATCTGCCGGACCTGTCGGCCGAAGAGCGCTTCGCGACGCTCGACGGACTCAGAAGCAATCGAGATGAGATACGCGGCATCATCGGGGCGCGACTGCGGGAGAACAGCTCTGCGCACTTCCTGGCCGCGCTGGAGCGCGAAGACGTGTTGTGCGGCCCGGTGCGCACACTCGACGAGGCGCTGCATGATCCGCAGACCGAGCACAACCGGATGATCCTGGAGTTCGAGGACCAGGACGGCCGCCTCATCCGCACGATCGCGCCTCCGATCCACCTCTCCGAGGTGCCTTCGCTGGTGCGCCACGCACCTCCGCGAATCGGCGAGCATACGATCGAGCTCCTCAACGACCTCGGGTACGACGACGCCAAAATCGAAACTATGCGTGCATCAGGCGCGATTCGTTGA
- a CDS encoding glycosyltransferase: protein MTSPDAPLKILIGCDTFAPDINGAARFAERLAAGLVQRGHDVHVVAPNRKYRRAQPATEVIEGEPMTLHRLPSVRWAPHDWLRFVWPWRSKHYARKVLDRVKPDVVHIQSHIVIGRGLSRIAHQRGIPVIATNHVMAENILDHTTMPKFVDDIVLKLAWADAKRTFDLTRAITTPTRRAADFLERTVEVSGVIPVSCGIDRTQYTPTMGQREKNRMVFVGRLTAEKQVEIILEAMTKLDPALDVSFDIVGGGDQRKSLERLTGELGLSDRVTFHGRTTDEELRAVLSRASLFVIASIAELQSIATMEAMASALPVVAADAVALPHLVHDGENGYLFEPGDVDELAARLTDVFTASTEEYERMQQASLDGVIVHDINRTLDTFEALYRDQPLPE from the coding sequence GTGACCTCCCCTGACGCCCCGCTGAAGATCCTCATCGGCTGCGACACCTTCGCTCCCGACATCAACGGAGCCGCACGGTTCGCTGAGCGCCTGGCCGCAGGGCTCGTGCAGCGCGGGCACGACGTGCACGTGGTCGCGCCGAATCGGAAATATCGCCGTGCGCAGCCCGCAACCGAGGTCATCGAGGGCGAGCCGATGACGCTGCATCGTCTGCCGTCGGTGCGCTGGGCGCCTCACGACTGGCTGCGGTTCGTGTGGCCGTGGCGCTCCAAGCACTACGCCCGCAAGGTGCTCGACCGTGTGAAGCCCGACGTCGTGCACATCCAGTCGCACATCGTGATCGGGCGCGGGCTCTCGCGCATCGCGCACCAGCGCGGCATCCCGGTCATCGCCACCAACCACGTGATGGCCGAGAACATCCTCGATCACACCACGATGCCGAAGTTCGTCGACGACATCGTGCTGAAGCTCGCGTGGGCCGACGCCAAGCGCACGTTCGACCTCACCCGCGCGATCACCACCCCGACCCGCCGCGCAGCCGACTTCCTCGAGCGCACGGTCGAGGTCAGCGGCGTGATCCCGGTGAGCTGCGGCATCGACCGCACGCAGTACACCCCGACGATGGGGCAGCGCGAGAAGAACCGGATGGTCTTCGTCGGGCGTCTGACCGCCGAGAAGCAGGTCGAGATCATCCTCGAGGCCATGACGAAGCTCGACCCGGCGCTCGATGTCAGCTTCGACATCGTCGGCGGCGGAGATCAGCGCAAGAGCCTTGAACGACTCACCGGCGAGCTCGGCCTGTCCGATCGCGTCACGTTCCACGGCCGCACGACCGACGAGGAGCTGCGCGCCGTGCTGTCGCGCGCGAGCCTGTTCGTCATCGCGTCGATCGCCGAGCTGCAGTCCATCGCGACGATGGAGGCGATGGCATCCGCCCTGCCGGTCGTCGCCGCGGATGCCGTCGCCCTCCCTCACCTCGTCCACGACGGCGAGAACGGATACCTGTTCGAGCCCGGCGACGTCGACGAGCTCGCCGCGCGGCTCACGGATGTGTTCACCGCGTCGACCGAGGAGTATGAGCGGATGCAGCAGGCCTCGCTCGACGGCGTCATCGTGCACGACATCAACCGCACCCTCGACACCTTCGAGGCGCTCTACCGCGACCAGCCGCTGCCGGAGTAG
- a CDS encoding MFS transporter, whose translation MTDTTVDTSREVRRLTPDAKRGLLGLGLGNTLEWYDWMIFGLLSAYLGPQFFPSDDPVAETMSALAVFAVGFFFRPLGGIVLGTVADRIGRRKVMMLSIILMAISTLVIALVPTYESIGAWAGVILLLCRVVQGISTGVEAPLSTAHAVELVPEGREGFVAGIISFFVNIGIVGAPLVTWLVTLALNESEMSEWGWRVPFIVGALLSVVIIYLRRTLPETMTKEELKSTSTGSVWTGVRRSWLSVLAIVFIVGAVQAYNYAWNVGLPNAARSTMQEDPSAVFGFTTLLGLIMVVGSLVVGKLTDGRSLSRWFIVTRLLAIPSVFIMLLYVQPGLGGFAAVLLGGSIVLVLNMTLYNVVSASLMPKVYRGAGASLGYGLGVAIFGGTASYLLVWFQSLGLHWLFPSYVAVLCALSIVFYLVARRVNGIHLGK comes from the coding sequence ATGACCGACACCACCGTCGACACCTCCCGCGAAGTCCGACGCCTCACCCCTGATGCCAAGCGCGGCCTTCTCGGCCTCGGACTCGGCAACACCCTCGAGTGGTACGACTGGATGATCTTCGGACTCCTGTCGGCCTACCTCGGCCCGCAGTTCTTCCCGTCCGATGATCCCGTCGCCGAAACCATGAGCGCCCTCGCCGTGTTCGCTGTCGGATTCTTCTTCCGGCCACTCGGCGGCATCGTGCTCGGAACTGTTGCCGACCGCATCGGCCGCCGCAAGGTGATGATGCTGTCGATCATCCTCATGGCGATCAGCACGCTCGTGATCGCTCTGGTCCCGACATACGAGTCCATCGGAGCCTGGGCCGGCGTCATCCTGCTGTTGTGCCGCGTGGTGCAGGGCATCTCCACTGGAGTGGAGGCTCCCCTGTCCACAGCGCACGCCGTCGAACTGGTCCCAGAGGGGCGCGAAGGCTTCGTGGCCGGCATCATCTCGTTCTTCGTGAACATCGGGATCGTGGGCGCGCCGCTGGTGACATGGCTGGTGACACTTGCTCTGAACGAGTCTGAGATGTCCGAGTGGGGCTGGCGCGTCCCGTTCATCGTCGGCGCGCTGCTCAGCGTCGTCATCATCTACCTGCGCCGCACTCTCCCCGAAACCATGACGAAGGAGGAGCTGAAGAGCACCTCCACGGGGTCAGTGTGGACCGGTGTGCGGCGCAGCTGGCTGAGCGTGCTCGCGATCGTGTTCATCGTCGGAGCTGTGCAGGCATACAACTATGCCTGGAACGTCGGTCTCCCGAATGCTGCACGATCCACCATGCAGGAAGACCCATCCGCGGTCTTCGGCTTCACGACGCTGCTGGGACTCATCATGGTCGTCGGCAGCCTCGTGGTCGGCAAGCTCACCGACGGAAGGTCGCTGTCGCGCTGGTTCATCGTGACACGCCTGCTGGCGATCCCCTCGGTGTTCATCATGCTTCTGTACGTGCAGCCCGGGCTGGGCGGCTTCGCCGCCGTGCTCCTCGGCGGCTCGATCGTGCTGGTCCTCAACATGACGCTCTACAACGTCGTCTCGGCATCTCTCATGCCGAAGGTCTATCGCGGTGCCGGCGCCTCGCTCGGCTACGGACTCGGCGTCGCGATCTTCGGTGGCACCGCCTCGTACCTGTTGGTGTGGTTCCAGAGCCTCGGCCTGCACTGGTTGTTCCCCTCCTATGTCGCCGTACTCTGCGCCCTCAGCATCGTCTTCTACCTCGTCGCCCGCCGTGTCAACGGCATCCATCTCGGAAAGTGA
- a CDS encoding GlxA family transcriptional regulator, translating into MKTVACILQDGFAPFEFGVACEAFGLDRSDDGVPNFDFRVVAADAGRVASKMGFSVNVENDLSFAYEADLVVVCPIPREWWGHTDPRVLDAVRDAAARGAWLLSVCSGSFVLAQAGVLDGRRATTHWMYSDTMMTMYPQIDVDPDVLFVQDGRIITSAGTAAGLDACLHLLRQEIGAELTNRVARRMVVPPQRDGGQAQFIDRPISAVQSDSLAAVTEWAMENLREELTVDHLAGRAHMSPRTFARRFKAEHGATPAAWLARQRIIQAQRLLERTDLGLEVIATECGFASAAVLRQNFARVLGTTPTAYRATFSCTTSEDAVPVA; encoded by the coding sequence ATGAAGACCGTCGCGTGCATCCTCCAGGACGGCTTCGCGCCCTTTGAGTTCGGCGTCGCGTGCGAGGCGTTCGGGCTTGACCGTTCTGACGACGGCGTCCCGAACTTCGACTTCCGCGTCGTCGCCGCAGACGCAGGGCGCGTCGCATCCAAGATGGGCTTCTCCGTCAACGTGGAGAACGACCTCTCCTTCGCCTACGAGGCCGACCTCGTCGTCGTGTGCCCGATCCCGCGCGAGTGGTGGGGGCACACCGATCCGCGCGTCCTCGACGCGGTGCGGGATGCCGCGGCGCGCGGCGCCTGGCTGCTCAGCGTCTGCAGCGGCTCTTTCGTGCTCGCGCAGGCGGGGGTGCTCGACGGGCGCAGGGCCACGACGCACTGGATGTACTCCGACACCATGATGACGATGTATCCGCAGATCGACGTCGATCCCGACGTGCTGTTCGTGCAGGACGGGCGCATCATCACCAGCGCCGGCACGGCCGCGGGCCTGGACGCCTGCCTGCACCTGCTGCGCCAGGAGATCGGTGCGGAGCTGACGAACCGCGTCGCGCGCCGCATGGTCGTGCCGCCGCAGCGCGACGGGGGCCAGGCGCAGTTCATCGACCGGCCGATCAGCGCCGTGCAGAGCGACTCGCTCGCCGCCGTCACCGAGTGGGCGATGGAGAATCTCCGTGAAGAGCTGACCGTCGATCATCTCGCCGGACGCGCGCACATGTCTCCGCGCACGTTCGCCCGCCGGTTCAAGGCGGAGCACGGTGCGACCCCGGCCGCATGGCTCGCCCGGCAGCGGATCATCCAGGCGCAACGGCTGCTGGAGCGCACCGATCTCGGCCTGGAGGTCATCGCCACGGAATGCGGGTTCGCCTCGGCGGCGGTGCTCCGCCAGAACTTCGCCCGCGTGCTCGGCACGACGCCGACCGCGTACCGCGCGACCTTCTCATGCACGACGAGCGAGGACGCGGTTCCGGTGGCCTGA
- a CDS encoding helix-turn-helix domain-containing protein: protein MGTTSTPAGPAVANLLEGIGETVRSMRKKKKLTLADLAEATGLSAAIISQLERGRANPSFSTLAQLAHGLDIPVGKLLPSYHETKSPVVRRSERRDLRRSTPEGMGQAVYELLVPDLNGALEALWVVTDPGHDTSDAPFTHGGEEFGLIISGRLEICVDGELFQLDGGDSIRFDSTKPHWFRNTSSEQCVAVWVNTPPTW from the coding sequence ATGGGTACTACTTCCACACCGGCCGGACCGGCCGTCGCGAACCTGCTCGAGGGCATCGGCGAGACCGTCCGGTCGATGCGCAAGAAGAAGAAGCTCACGCTCGCAGACCTCGCCGAAGCCACCGGTTTGAGCGCGGCGATCATCAGCCAACTCGAGCGAGGGCGCGCGAACCCCTCGTTCAGTACGCTTGCGCAGCTCGCCCACGGCCTCGACATCCCGGTCGGCAAACTCCTGCCGTCATATCACGAGACGAAATCTCCAGTGGTGCGACGCAGTGAGCGCCGCGACCTCCGCCGAAGCACACCGGAAGGCATGGGGCAGGCAGTGTACGAGCTGCTCGTGCCCGACCTCAACGGCGCTCTCGAGGCGCTCTGGGTCGTCACCGATCCCGGGCACGACACCAGCGACGCTCCATTCACCCATGGCGGCGAGGAGTTCGGCCTCATCATCTCCGGCCGCCTCGAGATCTGCGTGGACGGCGAGCTGTTCCAGCTCGACGGCGGCGACTCCATCCGTTTCGATTCCACCAAGCCGCACTGGTTCCGCAATACGTCGAGCGAGCAGTGCGTCGCGGTGTGGGTCAACACGCCTCCGACCTGGTGA
- the coaBC gene encoding bifunctional phosphopantothenoylcysteine decarboxylase/phosphopantothenate--cysteine ligase CoaBC, with protein MNIVVGVTGGIAAYKTVQLVRLLIKAGHEVTVIPTEDALRFVGTPTWEAVSRNTVTTSVHDDVAKVRHVALGQAAELIIVAPATANTIAKMTVGLADDLLGTTLLATTAPVAITPAMHTEMWRHPATQANIQTLRERGVHILGPADGELTGGDSGPGRMLEPEEIFDAALALLTPQDLAGTRVAISAGGTREPIDPVRFLGNRSSGRQGVALAAEAAARGAQVTLVAANISADVLAGARHPLIDVRTVGAAAELGEAMRDAAASAAVVIMAAAVADYRPTSAAEQKLTKEEGVLDRIDLVENDDIVTGLAASRPNGQIVVAFAAETLTDADARRERARRKRDRKGVDLLAVNLADAAHGFENPDNAVEVIGDGGAVVASAEGSKREVARAIWDAVLNLSQQHSTL; from the coding sequence ATGAACATCGTCGTCGGAGTCACGGGCGGCATCGCCGCGTACAAGACGGTGCAGCTGGTGCGGCTGCTCATCAAGGCCGGACACGAGGTGACGGTCATCCCCACCGAGGACGCGCTGCGGTTCGTCGGCACTCCGACCTGGGAGGCGGTGAGCCGCAACACGGTCACCACCAGCGTCCACGACGACGTCGCGAAGGTGCGCCACGTCGCACTCGGGCAGGCCGCTGAGCTCATCATCGTGGCGCCGGCCACCGCGAACACCATCGCGAAGATGACCGTCGGCCTCGCCGACGACCTGCTCGGCACCACCCTCCTCGCGACGACCGCCCCTGTCGCGATCACCCCCGCGATGCACACCGAGATGTGGCGGCATCCGGCCACGCAGGCCAACATCCAGACCCTCCGCGAGCGCGGCGTGCACATCCTCGGCCCCGCCGACGGCGAACTGACCGGCGGCGACTCGGGCCCGGGACGGATGCTCGAACCCGAGGAGATCTTCGACGCAGCCCTCGCCCTCCTCACCCCGCAGGATCTGGCCGGCACGCGCGTCGCGATCTCCGCGGGCGGCACGCGCGAGCCGATCGATCCGGTGCGCTTCCTCGGCAACCGCTCCAGCGGTCGGCAGGGCGTCGCGCTCGCCGCCGAGGCGGCAGCGCGCGGTGCGCAGGTCACCCTCGTCGCGGCGAACATCTCCGCAGACGTGCTCGCCGGAGCGCGGCATCCGCTCATCGACGTCCGCACGGTCGGCGCCGCCGCAGAGCTCGGCGAGGCGATGCGGGATGCCGCGGCATCCGCCGCCGTCGTGATCATGGCGGCCGCGGTCGCCGACTACCGTCCGACGAGCGCCGCCGAACAGAAGCTCACCAAGGAGGAGGGCGTCCTCGACCGGATCGATCTCGTCGAGAACGACGACATCGTCACCGGGCTGGCCGCCTCACGCCCGAACGGCCAGATCGTCGTCGCGTTCGCCGCCGAGACGCTCACGGATGCCGACGCGCGGCGCGAGCGCGCCAGACGCAAGCGCGACCGCAAGGGCGTCGACCTGCTCGCGGTGAATCTCGCCGACGCCGCGCATGGATTCGAGAACCCTGACAACGCGGTCGAGGTCATCGGCGACGGCGGAGCGGTGGTGGCGTCGGCCGAGGGATCCAAGCGCGAGGTCGCTCGCGCGATCTGGGACGCGGTGCTAAACTTGAGTCAACAACACTCAACTTTGTAA